Proteins from one Ricinus communis isolate WT05 ecotype wild-type chromosome 9, ASM1957865v1, whole genome shotgun sequence genomic window:
- the LOC8285800 gene encoding GTP-binding protein BRASSINAZOLE INSENSITIVE PALE GREEN 2, chloroplastic — translation MILARNLSSSKSKLKPLFSLSIPSILSPLSNSNSNPQFYQYPLTFPPSLSYFSSKPINSKQPPPSLSPPLFLLTRDGNYDDATPPAAVCPGCGIHIQDSDPKQPGFFTKPSIKDPNYKSRSSLVPISLESEFSNSLKTGVVIDDDEAETHDSKQNPVTTTAAEKPIVCARCHSLRHYGKVKDPTVENLLPEFDFDSTVGKRLVSASGARSVVLLVVDAVDFDGSFPKKVAKLVSSAIEENFNSWKEGKSGNVPRIVLVVTKIDLLPTTLSPTRFEHWVRQRAREGGASVIKKVHFVSAVRDWGLKDLVDDVIKMAGARGNVWAVGMQNAGKSTLINAMGKWTGGGERKLTHLTEAPVPGTTLGIVRVEGVLPGQAKLFDTPGLLNPHQITTRLSRDEQKLVHISKELKARTYRIKEGHSVHIGGLIRLDIEELSVDSIYVTVWASPYLPLHMGKTENASTMLADHFGHQLQPPIGEKRVEELGRWVRREFSISGSNWDSSSVDISAAGLGWYAIGLKGEAVVGVWTYEGVDVVLRNPLIPFRSQTFEVAGFTVSKIVSKADKALNKSQHKSENNRKGSDQKVSAVDESSLSTRVHTGASSC, via the exons ATGATACTAGCAAGAAATCTCTCttcttcaaaatcaaaactaaaacctctcttttctttatcaatcCCTTCTATTCTTTCTCCtctctcaaattcaaattcaaatccTCAATTTTACCAATACCCACTTACATTTCCTCCTTCACTTTCATATTTCTCTTCAAAGCCCATTAATTCTAAACAACCACCACCTTCTCTTTCTCCTCCTTTATTCCTTCTCACCCGCGACGGTAATTACGACGATGCTACTCCCCCGGCCGCCGTCTGCCCTGGCTGTGGAATCCACATCCAAGATTCAGACCCAAAACAACCTGGGTTCTTCACTAAACCTTCAATCAAAGACCCAAATTATAAATCAAGATCAAGTCTTGTTCCCATTTCGTTAGAATCTGAATTCTCAAATTCTTTAAAAACAGGTGTTGtaattgatgatgatgaagctGAAACTCATGATTCTAAGCAAAACCCAGTAACAACGACAGCAGCAGAGAAACCCATTGTGTGCGCGCGGTGTCATTCTTTGAGACATTATGGCAAAGTGAAGGATCCAACAGTTGAAAATTTGCTGCCggaatttgattttgattctaCTGTCGGTAAGCGTTTAGTTTCAGCTTCTGGTGCTCGTTCTGTTGTGCTTTTAGTTGTTGATGCTGTTGACTTTGATGGGTCTTTTCCTAAAAAAGTAGCTAAGTTAGTATCAAGTGCAATTGAAGAGAATTTCAATTCTTGGAAAGAAGGGAAATCAGGAAATGTGCCAAGAATAGTACTTGTAGTGACTAAGATTGATTTACTGCCTACTACTCTATCACCTACTAGATTTGAGCATTGGGTGAGACAGAGAGCAAGAGAAGGTGGTGCTAGTGTTATAAAGAAAGTACATTTTGTGAGTGCAGTTAGAGATTGGGGATTGAAAGATTTAGTTGATGATGTGATCAAGATGGCAGGAGCTAGAGGGAATGTATGGGCTGTAGGGATGCAAAATGCAGGTAAAAGTACTTTAATAAATGCCATGGGGAAATGGACTGGTGGAGGTGAAAGGAAGTTAACTCATTTGACCGAGGCACCTGTTCCTGGAACAACATTAGGGATTGTTAGGGTGGAAGGTGTTCTTCCAGGGCAGGCTAAATTATTTGACACACCGGGGCTTTTGAACCCACATCAAATTACAACAAGGCTAAGTAGAGATGAGCAGAAGCTTGTTCACATTAGTAAAGAGTTAAAAGCAAGGACATATAGAATAAAG GAAGGTCATTCAGTTCATATTGGTGGGCTCATAAGGTTGGATATTGAAGAATTATCAGTAGATTCTATTTATGTCACAGTATGGGCATCTCCATATCTTCCATTACATATGGGGAAAACAGAAAATGCAAGCACTATGCTAGCAGACCATTTTGGCCATCAATTACAG CCTCCAATTGGGGAGAAACGAGTTGAAGAGCTTGGAAGATGGGTGAGACGGGAATTTTCCATCTCGGGGAGTAATTGGGATTCAAGCTCTGTTGATATTTCTGCAGCTGGTTTGGGGTGGTATGCCATTGGACTTAAAGGAGAAGCAGTCGTAGGGGTTTGGACATATGAAGGGGTTGATGTTGTTCTTCGTAATCCCTTGATTCCTTTCAGATCGCAAACTTTTGAAGTTGCAGGATTTACCGTTTCAAAAATTGTCTCCAAGGCTGACAAAGCCTTGAATAAATCCCAACACAAAAGTGAAAACAATAGAAAAGGAAGTGACCAAAAGGTATCTGCAGTTGATGAATCATCATTATCTACTAGGGTCCATACAGGTGCAAGTTCTTGCTGA